GCGCAGGCCGAGGGGTTCTCGGCCAGCTGCGCGCTGCCGCTCCGGCTCGGGGCGTCCATCATCGGATCCCTCAACGTCTACGCCACGCGAGAGGCGGCGTTCGACGACGCCGAGGTCGGCCGACTGGAGGAGCTGGCGAGCGTGCTGGGCCGCGGCGTCGAGCTGTTCCGCGGTCGCGCGGAGATCCAGACGGCGCGCGACCAGCTGCGCGCGCTCTACGACGCGAGCCCCGACCTGATCTTCTTGCACGGCGCGGACGGTCGGATCCTCGACGTGAACCAGCGCGTGCTCGACGCCTACGGGGTGACGCGCGAGCAGCTGCTTCACGGTCCCCCCGAGACCACGATGGCCGACGGCCACACCTTCGAGCAGGCCCTCGTGCACATCCGCCGCGCGCTCGCGGAGGGGAGCGAGGACTTCGAGTGGGAGGCCATGCGAGGGGACGGCACGACCTTCCCGGTCGAGGTCCGGCTCCGTCGCCTCCCCGGCGCGGCCGCGGCTTCCACGGGAGAGCCGGCGCTGGTCGCGGTCGTGCGCGACCTGACGGAGCGCAAGCGCTACGAAGAGCAGCTCGTGGAGTCGAGCAAGATGGAGTCGCTCTCGCTCTTCGCGGGCGGCGTGGCGCACGACTTCAACAACTTCCTCTCCGCCGTGCTCGGGGCGGCGAGCGCGCTCCAGCCCCGGCTCCGAGACGAGGAGCAGCGGGCGCTGGTCGACGCCGTGGTCGAGGCGGCGCAGGGCGCGCGCGGCCTCACGCGGCAGCTCCTCGCGTTCGCGCGCGGCGGGGCGTCCGACCGCGGCCTCTTCGATCTCGGCCCGCTCCTCGAGCAGGCGGTGCGCCTCGCCCTGGCCGGGAAAGGCGTCCGCGGGCAGGTGGACATCGCCCCGGACCTCTGGTCGATCGACGGAGATCGCGACCAGCTCGCGAGCGTGTTCCAGAACCTCCTCCTCAACGCGGCCCAGGCGATGCCGGAAGGCGGGACCGTCAGCCTGCGCGCCCAGAACGTGCGCGGCGAGGACGTGCATGGCTCGGGCGCGCCGGAGCTCGAGCCCGGGCCGCACGTGCAGGTCGACGTGCGAGACACGGGCCCGGGCATGAACGCCGAG
The Sandaracinaceae bacterium genome window above contains:
- a CDS encoding ATP-binding protein, which encodes MGADESPDRALRVASAALGTVAAAESEVALYQGVCELLVRESGYALAWVGSREPDGSVRPMAWAGEGAYVRSVAVRWDEGAQAEGPTGRAIRSGSTQRALISDAGYAPWREAAQAEGFSASCALPLRLGASIIGSLNVYATREAAFDDAEVGRLEELASVLGRGVELFRGRAEIQTARDQLRALYDASPDLIFLHGADGRILDVNQRVLDAYGVTREQLLHGPPETTMADGHTFEQALVHIRRALAEGSEDFEWEAMRGDGTTFPVEVRLRRLPGAAAASTGEPALVAVVRDLTERKRYEEQLVESSKMESLSLFAGGVAHDFNNFLSAVLGAASALQPRLRDEEQRALVDAVVEAAQGARGLTRQLLAFARGGASDRGLFDLGPLLEQAVRLALAGKGVRGQVDIAPDLWSIDGDRDQLASVFQNLLLNAAQAMPEGGTVSLRAQNVRGEDVHGSGAPELEPGPHVQVDVRDTGPGMNAETLRRAFDPFYTTKRGGSGLGLPTALAMVRRHEGRLIVDSAPGEGTWVRVWLPAQADARPEPTRSTPPPGEQASLHVLLLEDEPALQGIFRRMLEQLGHHVSVAPDGDAALALAATLRGDGARVDVAILDLTVRGGRGGREVLDELRALLPGTRVVGTSGYSDVDPATVPFDGFLPKPFTLDQLNRVLVS